A genomic window from Pseudomonadales bacterium includes:
- a CDS encoding TRZ/ATZ family hydrolase — translation MSKQPADLVVEARWLIPVTEPWEIIEAGAIAVGDGRILAIGPAAAVLDRFQPARHLSLPTHTLLPGLVNAHGHAAMSLLRGFAEDVPLQSWLKQRIWPLEARWADRAFVRDGVRLALAEMISRGITCFSDMYFFPETTAEEARLAGVRAQIAFPVIEFANAWSDSTEEAFHKGFDLHDLYRNDPRIRIAFGPHSVYSIATADLDKILTFSEELDANVQIHLHENATELNDCRRLFGMSGIDHLHAHDLLGPRLQAVHMTQISPRELELLAASSVQIVHCPTSNAKLGSGLCPVTELLAAGINVCLGTDGAASNNSLDILGEARLASLLAKLTRTDAAALPARTALEMATVRGARALGLAAETGSLQAGLAADFIAVDMSGPGQQPLFDPLAQLIHTSSGARVSHVWVDGECLLEDYALTRMDTTAILANAAQWQQRMQQ, via the coding sequence ATGTCGAAACAACCTGCAGATCTGGTGGTTGAAGCCCGCTGGCTGATTCCCGTCACCGAACCCTGGGAAATCATTGAGGCGGGTGCAATCGCGGTGGGTGACGGTCGAATCCTCGCCATCGGACCCGCGGCAGCGGTTCTTGACCGATTTCAGCCGGCGCGGCACCTGTCGCTGCCCACCCACACACTGCTGCCCGGCCTGGTCAATGCCCACGGTCATGCCGCCATGTCGCTGCTGCGGGGATTTGCCGAGGATGTGCCGCTGCAGAGCTGGCTGAAGCAAAGAATCTGGCCGCTGGAAGCCCGCTGGGCCGACAGAGCCTTCGTGCGGGACGGCGTGCGCCTGGCGCTGGCTGAGATGATCAGCCGCGGTATCACCTGTTTCTCGGATATGTACTTTTTCCCCGAGACCACTGCAGAAGAAGCCCGTCTGGCCGGTGTGAGAGCTCAGATTGCGTTTCCGGTGATCGAATTCGCCAACGCCTGGAGTGATTCAACGGAAGAAGCGTTTCACAAGGGGTTCGACCTCCACGATCTGTATCGCAACGACCCCCGTATCCGCATCGCGTTCGGCCCGCACTCGGTCTACAGCATCGCCACCGCCGACCTGGACAAGATCCTCACCTTCTCGGAGGAGCTCGACGCGAACGTTCAGATCCATCTCCACGAGAACGCCACCGAGCTCAATGACTGCAGGCGCCTCTTCGGCATGTCGGGTATCGATCATCTGCACGCCCACGATCTGCTGGGTCCTCGACTGCAGGCGGTGCACATGACCCAGATCAGTCCCAGAGAGCTGGAACTGCTGGCGGCATCCAGCGTGCAGATCGTCCACTGCCCGACCTCCAACGCCAAACTCGGCAGCGGCCTGTGTCCAGTGACCGAACTGCTTGCCGCCGGCATCAACGTGTGTCTGGGTACGGACGGCGCGGCATCCAACAACAGCCTCGACATCCTGGGTGAAGCGCGACTCGCCAGTCTGCTCGCCAAGCTCACCCGCACCGATGCAGCCGCATTACCTGCGCGCACTGCGCTGGAGATGGCGACAGTTCGAGGCGCGCGGGCGCTCGGCCTGGCTGCCGAGACCGGCTCACTGCAGGCCGGACTCGCCGCAGACTTTATCGCCGTGGACATGAGCGGCCCCGGCCAGCAGCCACTCTTCGATCCACTCGCACAACTGATACACACGAGCAGTGGCGCTCGGGTGAGTCATGTCTGGGTAGACGGCGAGTGCCTGCTGGAAGACTATGCCCTGACCCGCATGGACACGACCGCCATCCTGGCCAACGCAGCACAATGGCAGCAGAGAATGCAACAGTGA
- the ubiG gene encoding bifunctional 2-polyprenyl-6-hydroxyphenol methylase/3-demethylubiquinol 3-O-methyltransferase UbiG produces the protein MNPQTTQDPQQPGSTAGGPGNVDPQEIRKFEALAHRWWDPEGDFKPLHDINPARVRYIGERSGLANARVIDVGCGGGILTESLAAAGAHATGVDMAEGPLAVARIHAASSEADIEYLATTAEAIAAERPAQFDVVTCLEMLEHVPDFASTVQACADLCAPGGNLFFSTINRNPKAYLLAVVGAEYLLGLLPRGTHDYTKFIRPAELAGAVRRAGLEVVEIIGMRYNPFTRQCSLERDVDVNYLLHARKPGANA, from the coding sequence GTGAACCCGCAGACCACACAGGATCCACAGCAGCCCGGTTCGACAGCCGGCGGACCCGGCAATGTGGATCCCCAGGAGATCCGCAAATTTGAAGCACTCGCCCATCGCTGGTGGGACCCTGAAGGGGATTTCAAACCACTGCACGACATCAATCCCGCCAGGGTGCGCTACATCGGGGAGCGGTCGGGTCTTGCGAATGCCCGGGTGATCGACGTTGGCTGCGGTGGCGGCATCCTCACCGAATCCCTTGCCGCAGCCGGCGCACACGCCACGGGTGTCGATATGGCTGAGGGCCCGCTCGCGGTAGCCCGTATCCATGCCGCCAGCTCGGAAGCGGACATCGAATACCTGGCGACCACCGCTGAAGCCATTGCCGCCGAGCGCCCTGCCCAGTTCGACGTTGTGACCTGTCTGGAGATGCTGGAGCATGTGCCCGACTTCGCTTCCACCGTGCAGGCCTGTGCCGACCTCTGCGCACCCGGGGGAAATCTGTTTTTCTCGACGATCAACCGCAACCCGAAGGCGTATCTTCTGGCGGTTGTCGGCGCGGAGTATCTGCTGGGTCTGCTGCCCCGCGGCACCCACGACTATACAAAATTCATTCGACCCGCCGAGCTTGCCGGTGCGGTGCGGCGGGCAGGACTCGAGGTCGTGGAAATCATCGGCATGCGTTACAACCCCTTCACCCGCCAGTGTTCGCTGGAGCGGGATGTGGATGTGAACTACCTGCTGCATGCCAGGAAGCCGGGTGCGAATGCCTGA
- a CDS encoding YciK family oxidoreductase, whose protein sequence is MPDYPELSAARPDWRYQPALDCLQDKVILVTGAGDGIGLAAAKTFACHGANVILLGRTRSKLETVFDWIAANTATEPVIVPCDLAHLGDANADALADAIDETFGRLDGLLHNASLLGPKVPLAHYQTEQWQEVFQVNVHSVFILTRVLLPLLELSEAASVILTSSSVGRTARAYWGAYAASKFAVEGLTQVLADEYEHTGRMRFNSLNPGGTRTAMRRQAYPAENPELVPTPERHMDLYLYLMSDLSRGVTGTQFDARDWPGV, encoded by the coding sequence ATGCCTGACTATCCCGAGTTGAGTGCTGCGAGGCCCGACTGGCGGTATCAGCCCGCCCTCGACTGCCTGCAGGACAAAGTCATCCTGGTGACAGGTGCCGGTGACGGGATTGGTCTGGCGGCGGCAAAAACCTTCGCCTGCCATGGTGCCAATGTCATCCTGCTCGGTCGTACACGCAGTAAGCTCGAAACTGTTTTCGACTGGATTGCCGCTAACACCGCAACCGAACCAGTCATTGTTCCCTGCGACCTTGCCCACCTGGGCGACGCAAACGCCGACGCTCTCGCCGATGCCATCGACGAGACCTTCGGCCGGCTCGACGGACTGCTGCACAATGCTTCGCTGCTCGGCCCGAAAGTGCCGCTGGCCCACTACCAGACCGAGCAGTGGCAGGAAGTCTTCCAGGTGAACGTCCACTCGGTCTTCATCCTGACCCGCGTCCTGCTGCCTCTGCTCGAATTGTCCGAGGCCGCTTCGGTGATCCTGACGTCTTCCAGCGTCGGGCGGACCGCGCGTGCCTACTGGGGCGCCTACGCGGCTTCGAAGTTCGCCGTGGAAGGTCTCACCCAGGTACTGGCAGACGAATACGAACACACCGGCCGCATGCGCTTCAACAGCCTCAATCCCGGGGGGACACGCACCGCCATGCGCCGGCAGGCCTACCCTGCGGAGAACCCGGAACTGGTCCCGACACCGGAGAGACACATGGATCTGTACCTCTATCTGATGTCGGATCTGTCCCGAGGCGTAACCGGTACTCAGTTCGATGCCCGGGACTGGCCTGGCGTCTGA
- a CDS encoding diguanylate cyclase produces MTSITKLKTAQSIQHFEPAVAFNLVLAFHRQLDLDALLGMFHSQVTALLQATGSHYRNSQAGIDRLIGTSGRHTASYNLTYQETHLGELILNFNRRVNEEVLNTAEDLIALVMPAIRNALTYRAALQGAPAPELHERSTQRAETRPERGDSLVLVQIDGMAEIRERDGDDRAQTLLTSVRDQLIAGLRDGDSVFQIDDATLAVLLPGTASTQAIDVARKLRVLIASLHLKDGKVPQQLTACMGIAGADRASSAEAVLDQAREALKLARKSGPNSLRSAVAEAG; encoded by the coding sequence ATGACCTCGATCACCAAACTCAAGACCGCCCAGTCGATTCAGCACTTCGAGCCGGCAGTGGCGTTCAATCTGGTGCTGGCCTTTCACCGTCAGCTGGATCTGGACGCGCTCCTGGGCATGTTCCATTCCCAGGTAACCGCGCTGCTGCAGGCGACGGGTTCGCACTACCGCAACAGTCAGGCCGGTATCGACAGGCTCATCGGCACATCCGGCCGACACACGGCAAGCTACAACCTGACTTATCAGGAAACCCATCTCGGCGAGCTGATCCTGAATTTCAACCGGCGGGTGAACGAGGAGGTGCTCAATACCGCCGAGGATCTGATCGCGCTGGTGATGCCTGCGATACGCAACGCCCTGACCTACCGGGCGGCACTGCAGGGTGCACCCGCACCCGAACTGCACGAACGTTCGACGCAACGCGCCGAGACCAGGCCTGAACGGGGCGACAGCCTGGTGCTGGTGCAGATTGACGGCATGGCTGAGATTCGTGAACGGGATGGAGACGACCGGGCCCAGACCCTGCTCACCAGTGTTCGGGATCAGTTGATAGCCGGTCTGCGGGATGGCGACAGCGTCTTCCAGATCGACGACGCGACGCTGGCCGTGCTGCTGCCCGGCACAGCTTCCACCCAGGCCATCGACGTCGCCAGGAAACTGCGGGTGCTGATCGCCAGTCTGCATCTCAAAGACGGCAAAGTGCCGCAACAACTGACCGCCTGCATGGGAATCGCCGGCGCCGATCGCGCAAGTTCGGCAGAAGCGGTTCTCGACCAGGCCCGTGAGGCCCTGAAGCTGGCCCGGAAAAGCGGACCGAATTCGCTGCGCAGCGCGGTCGCCGAAGCCGGCTAA